The following proteins come from a genomic window of Chryseobacterium glaciei:
- the bglX gene encoding beta-glucosidase BglX produces MKKKCLLLLFVALGVGASAQKSIDQRVSEILSKMTLEEKVGQLVQYSGFEYATGPQNSNSASVLDEIKKGKVGSMLNVAGAEETRKFQELALKSRLKIPLLFGQDVIHGYRTTFPVNLGQAASWDLSLIEKSERIAATEASAYGIHWTFAPMVDVARDPRWGRVMEGSGEDTYLGTQIGLARIKGFQGKGLGNIDAIMACAKHFAAYGAAVGGRDYNSVDMSLRQLNETYLPPFKAAAEAGVATFMNSFNDINGIPATANKYILRDLLKGKWNYQGFVVSDWGSIGEMVPHGYAKDNKEAAEKAIIAGSDMDMESRAYMAELPKLVQEGKVDPKLIDDAARRILVKKFEMGLFDDPYRFSNEKRQKEQLNNQDNRKFGREFGSKSIVLLKNEKKILPLSKTTKTIALIGPFGKETTANHGFWSIAFKDDNQRIITQFDGIKNQLDKNSTLLYAKGANVDDKDKSMFAEAVETAKKADVVIMTLGEGSAMSGEAKSRSNLHFTGVQEDLLKEIAKTGKPIVLMINAGRPLVFDWAADNIPTIVYTWWLGTEAGNSIADVLFGTVNPGGKLPMTFPKTEGQIPVYYNHYNTGRPAKNDTDRNYVSAYIDLDNDPKFPFGYGLSYTNFKYSDMNLSSTNLKGNQTLNISVNVSNTGNYDGEEVVQLYIRDLFGKVVRPVKELKNFQKVFIKKGESKTVNFTLTPEDLKFYDDELNYDWEAGEFDIMVGTNSKDVQTKRINWSK; encoded by the coding sequence ATGAAGAAGAAATGCCTTTTATTACTATTCGTAGCACTCGGAGTTGGTGCTTCTGCACAGAAATCTATAGATCAAAGAGTTTCGGAGATCTTATCTAAAATGACCTTAGAGGAAAAAGTAGGTCAGCTAGTTCAGTACAGCGGTTTCGAGTATGCAACAGGTCCTCAAAACTCCAATTCGGCAAGTGTTTTAGATGAAATAAAAAAAGGTAAAGTAGGTTCAATGCTGAATGTAGCAGGAGCAGAGGAAACCAGAAAATTTCAGGAATTAGCTTTAAAATCAAGGTTAAAAATTCCTTTGTTGTTTGGTCAGGATGTAATTCACGGGTACAGAACAACGTTCCCTGTGAATTTAGGTCAGGCAGCAAGCTGGGATTTAAGTTTAATTGAAAAATCTGAAAGAATTGCCGCAACAGAAGCCTCTGCTTACGGTATTCACTGGACGTTTGCGCCAATGGTCGACGTTGCCAGAGATCCGAGATGGGGTAGAGTAATGGAAGGTTCGGGTGAGGACACTTATTTAGGAACTCAAATCGGTTTAGCAAGAATCAAAGGATTTCAAGGAAAAGGTCTGGGAAATATTGATGCAATTATGGCTTGTGCAAAGCATTTCGCAGCATATGGAGCGGCAGTTGGCGGAAGAGATTACAATTCTGTCGACATGAGTTTAAGACAGTTAAATGAAACTTATCTGCCACCATTCAAAGCAGCTGCAGAAGCAGGAGTTGCCACGTTTATGAATTCTTTTAATGATATTAATGGAATTCCGGCAACGGCAAACAAATATATTTTAAGAGATCTTTTAAAAGGCAAATGGAACTATCAAGGTTTTGTGGTTTCAGATTGGGGAAGTATCGGCGAAATGGTTCCTCACGGGTACGCAAAAGACAATAAAGAAGCTGCCGAAAAAGCAATCATTGCAGGAAGCGATATGGATATGGAAAGCCGTGCTTATATGGCTGAACTTCCAAAATTGGTTCAGGAAGGAAAGGTTGATCCTAAATTAATTGATGATGCAGCAAGAAGAATTTTGGTTAAAAAATTTGAAATGGGATTATTTGATGATCCTTACAGATTCAGCAATGAAAAAAGACAAAAAGAGCAATTAAACAATCAAGATAATAGAAAATTCGGAAGAGAATTTGGTTCGAAAAGTATTGTTTTATTGAAGAATGAAAAAAAGATTCTTCCGCTTTCAAAAACTACGAAAACGATTGCATTGATTGGCCCTTTTGGAAAAGAAACAACTGCAAATCACGGTTTTTGGTCGATTGCTTTTAAAGATGATAATCAAAGAATCATCACTCAGTTTGACGGAATTAAAAATCAATTAGATAAAAATTCAACTTTATTATACGCAAAAGGTGCCAACGTTGATGATAAGGATAAATCTATGTTTGCTGAAGCGGTGGAAACTGCAAAAAAAGCAGATGTTGTGATCATGACTTTAGGCGAAGGTTCAGCAATGAGCGGTGAAGCGAAAAGTAGAAGTAACTTACATTTCACGGGAGTTCAGGAAGATTTATTGAAAGAAATTGCAAAAACAGGAAAACCAATTGTGCTAATGATCAACGCAGGAAGACCTTTGGTTTTTGATTGGGCAGCAGACAATATTCCGACGATTGTTTACACTTGGTGGTTGGGAACGGAAGCCGGAAATTCTATCGCAGACGTACTTTTCGGAACTGTAAATCCAGGTGGAAAACTACCAATGACATTTCCAAAAACAGAGGGACAAATTCCGGTTTATTATAATCATTACAACACAGGAAGACCAGCTAAAAATGATACGGATAGAAACTATGTTTCAGCTTATATCGATTTAGATAATGACCCGAAATTTCCATTTGGTTATGGTTTAAGTTATACGAATTTTAAATATTCTGATATGAATTTAAGTTCAACAAACCTTAAAGGAAATCAGACGTTAAATATCAGTGTAAATGTTTCCAACACCGGAAATTATGACGGAGAAGAAGTGGTGCAGTTATACATCAGAGATCTATTCGGAAAAGTGGTAAGACCTGTGAAAGAATTAAAAAACTTCCAAAAAGTATTCATCAAAAAAGGAGAAAGTAAAACCGTAAACTTTACGCTGACTCCCGAGGATTTAAAATTCTATGATGATGAATTAAACTATGATTGGGAAGCCGGAGAATTCGATATTATGGTGGGAACTAATTCTAAAGATGTTCAGACAAAAAGGATCAATTGGTCAAAATAA
- a CDS encoding glycoside hydrolase family 30 protein, giving the protein MKKLVVSCFVVGAFFNANAQNYWKKNAGKTAKVIFTNSKTNEKMVDKGTVKFEKMDQPKETDACVFVDPDFKYQKLIGIGGAITDASAETFYKLPKNKQKEILEAYYGKNGLGYTVVRTNMNSCDFSSDSYTYVTENDNSLKSFNVAHDEKYKIPLIKEAQKAIGKDFTFYFSPWSPPAWMKSNKSMLKGGRLENSFYQTWADYYVKFIKEYEKRGINVWGLTVQNEPMATQSWESCIYTAEEEGEFLKNNLGPTLWKNGFKDKKVMIWDHNRDLIYQRATTTLSDPETSKYASGIGYHWYETWNNKTQLFDNLIETQRAFPDKFLAFTEGCKEQFDMSKIYDVSLGELYGKNMINDFNKGTALWTDWNVLLDETGGPNHVGNFCFAPIIADTKTGEVHYTYEYYYVGHVSKFIKPNAQRIGSSSNRAALTSTTFMNENGQLVTVIMNDSDNDIDTNLWIEGMSAKLSAPAHSIQTVIL; this is encoded by the coding sequence ATGAAGAAACTAGTAGTAAGTTGTTTTGTAGTGGGAGCTTTTTTTAATGCAAATGCTCAGAATTACTGGAAAAAAAATGCAGGAAAAACAGCGAAAGTAATTTTCACCAATTCTAAGACCAACGAAAAAATGGTTGATAAAGGAACGGTGAAATTCGAAAAGATGGATCAGCCAAAAGAAACTGATGCCTGTGTTTTTGTAGATCCTGATTTTAAATATCAAAAATTAATAGGAATCGGAGGTGCTATTACCGATGCATCGGCCGAAACTTTTTATAAACTTCCAAAAAATAAGCAGAAAGAAATTCTTGAGGCTTATTATGGGAAAAATGGGTTGGGATACACGGTTGTTCGTACCAATATGAATTCGTGTGACTTCTCAAGCGATTCTTATACGTATGTGACTGAGAATGATAATTCATTAAAATCATTCAATGTTGCGCACGACGAAAAGTATAAAATTCCATTAATTAAAGAAGCTCAAAAGGCAATTGGAAAAGATTTTACGTTCTATTTTTCTCCGTGGAGTCCACCCGCTTGGATGAAATCTAATAAAAGCATGTTGAAAGGAGGTAGATTGGAAAATAGTTTCTATCAAACCTGGGCAGATTATTATGTAAAATTCATCAAAGAATACGAAAAAAGAGGAATTAATGTTTGGGGATTGACCGTTCAAAACGAACCGATGGCAACGCAAAGCTGGGAATCTTGTATTTACACCGCTGAAGAAGAAGGGGAGTTCCTGAAAAATAATTTAGGCCCAACTCTTTGGAAAAACGGATTTAAAGATAAAAAAGTAATGATCTGGGATCATAACCGTGATTTGATCTACCAAAGAGCAACAACAACATTAAGCGATCCTGAAACGTCAAAATATGCATCAGGAATCGGTTACCACTGGTACGAAACATGGAATAACAAAACACAGCTTTTTGATAATTTAATTGAAACTCAAAGGGCTTTTCCGGATAAATTTCTGGCTTTTACAGAAGGTTGCAAAGAGCAATTTGACATGTCTAAAATTTACGATGTAAGTTTAGGCGAATTGTACGGAAAAAATATGATCAATGATTTCAACAAAGGAACTGCTTTATGGACCGATTGGAACGTTCTTCTAGACGAAACCGGTGGACCAAACCATGTTGGGAATTTCTGTTTTGCTCCAATCATCGCGGATACAAAAACAGGGGAAGTTCATTATACCTATGAATATTATTATGTAGGCCACGTTTCCAAATTCATTAAGCCAAATGCGCAAAGAATTGGAAGTTCATCCAACAGAGCTGCTCTAACCTCAACAACTTTCATGAATGAAAATGGACAGCTAGTTACCGTAATTATGAATGATTCCGATAATGATATCGATACCAATCTTTGGATCGAAGGAATGTCGGCCAAGCTATCTGCACCTGCGCACTCTATACAGACCGTAATTTTATAA
- a CDS encoding glycoside hydrolase family 30 protein → MKFHNLYSFFLKSTTLLIGGVVLLPLTSCKSTVSTKDQIQIWLTKGDESVKLEQQLPLVFVKISNNIQNIDIDDSQKFQYVDGFGYTLTGGSVEVINRLSPSKRKALLNELFGNNKNSISISYLRLSIGASDLDSQVFSYDDLPEGQTDPSLSKFSLVRDKDLIAMLKEILAINPKIKIIAAPWSAPVWMKDNGKSKGGSLKPEFYDVYAKYFVKYIQGMQKEGITIDAITPQNEPLHPGNNPSLYMPSDQQKDFIKKSLGPIFKSNTIKTKIVVYDHNCNKPEYVTNILGDSEAAQYIDGSAFHLYEGEISALGTVHAAFPNKNLYFTEQWTSAKGTFNEDLNWHTKNVVIGSMRNWSKIALEWNLANDPQYKPHTDGGCTECKGAITVSDSENFTRNVAYYIIAHASKFIPADSRRIASTQTDNLSTAAFITPAGKRILVVQNGAKNEETFNIKYNGKTATVNLSGNSVATYVF, encoded by the coding sequence ATGAAGTTTCACAATTTATATAGTTTCTTTTTAAAAAGTACTACACTGCTAATTGGCGGTGTGGTACTTTTGCCTTTAACATCATGTAAATCAACTGTAAGCACGAAAGATCAAATTCAGATTTGGCTTACAAAAGGAGATGAAAGCGTAAAATTAGAACAACAGTTACCTTTAGTTTTTGTAAAAATATCCAACAACATTCAAAATATTGACATTGATGATTCTCAAAAGTTTCAATATGTTGACGGTTTCGGATATACATTAACGGGCGGAAGTGTTGAAGTAATTAACCGACTTTCACCATCCAAAAGAAAAGCTTTACTGAATGAACTTTTCGGAAATAATAAAAATTCAATTTCCATAAGTTATTTAAGATTAAGTATTGGTGCATCCGATTTGGATAGCCAGGTTTTCTCTTATGATGATTTACCGGAAGGACAAACCGATCCTTCTCTTTCAAAATTCAGTTTGGTAAGAGATAAAGATTTGATTGCGATGTTAAAAGAGATTTTAGCAATTAATCCAAAAATTAAAATTATTGCAGCACCTTGGTCGGCTCCGGTTTGGATGAAAGACAATGGAAAATCAAAAGGAGGAAGTTTAAAACCTGAATTTTATGATGTTTATGCTAAATATTTCGTGAAATATATTCAGGGAATGCAGAAAGAAGGCATTACCATTGATGCAATAACTCCTCAAAACGAACCTTTACATCCCGGAAATAATCCGAGCTTGTATATGCCATCAGATCAGCAAAAAGATTTCATCAAGAAAAGTTTAGGGCCAATTTTTAAATCAAATACTATTAAAACTAAAATTGTGGTTTACGATCACAATTGCAACAAACCAGAATATGTTACCAATATTTTAGGTGATTCTGAAGCTGCGCAATATATTGACGGTTCTGCTTTTCATTTATATGAAGGCGAAATTTCAGCTTTAGGTACTGTTCATGCTGCTTTTCCAAATAAAAATTTGTATTTTACCGAGCAATGGACAAGCGCGAAGGGAACTTTTAATGAAGATTTAAATTGGCATACCAAAAACGTGGTCATCGGTTCTATGAGAAACTGGAGCAAAATCGCTCTGGAATGGAATTTAGCTAATGATCCTCAATACAAACCTCACACAGACGGAGGTTGTACAGAATGTAAAGGAGCAATTACGGTTTCAGACAGTGAAAATTTCACGAGAAACGTTGCGTATTATATCATTGCTCATGCCTCAAAATTTATTCCTGCTGATTCAAGAAGAATAGCTTCTACTCAAACCGACAATCTTTCTACTGCGGCTTTTATTACGCCTGCAGGAAAGAGAATTTTGGTTGTGCAAAACGGAGCAAAAAATGAAGAAACATTTAATATAAAATATAACGGAAAAACGGCAACAGTCAATCTTTCGGGAAATTCGGTTGCAACATACGTTTTTTAA
- a CDS encoding RagB/SusD family nutrient uptake outer membrane protein encodes MKNKRFIYKSLSVLLLTGISFGAVSCNNSNLEDVQNSGTFEPDNYFRNEEQSFSGLVAVYDMLRKYSGGFENDVTFFNGASDDFYSGGGSSTDGAGIQGFSNYTINPIIMPLSYWKDYYQGIAKANLLFERIPNADMNDQTRKRFIAEAKVLRSLYYFELLRMFKNIPLILKPIKYDDDYYNIPQAKPADVYAQIESDILSAINDLPVATSTASEKGRITQGTAHAILGKIYLYDKKNTDAAAQFEMVNGTPGGTSQYGYKLVANFADLWKVNNKFTTESILEVMHTDKSNAEWDFWGTGKDEGNSINQMIAIISYGRVTATPNNDAPDIYKGWGFNPATDDLFNFMQGDPRLDATIFNAKKFVDENKITYSSGFRDTGYFLNKFLPRNADKSGLPGATELNFHQNYMAIRLADTYLMEAEALGGSGSRAQALLDAVRTRVGLTSVPVSMQAIKDERRRELAGEGHRWFDLVRWGDAPAKLGSRGFVAGKNEILPIPFNELVNTALMQNPGY; translated from the coding sequence ATGAAAAATAAAAGATTTATATATAAAAGTTTATCCGTTCTATTATTAACAGGAATTAGTTTTGGAGCAGTATCTTGTAATAATAGTAATCTGGAAGATGTACAAAACTCAGGTACATTTGAACCGGATAATTATTTTAGAAATGAAGAACAGTCTTTCAGCGGTTTAGTTGCTGTATACGATATGTTGAGAAAGTACTCTGGGGGATTTGAAAATGATGTTACTTTCTTTAATGGAGCATCTGATGATTTTTATTCTGGTGGAGGTAGTTCTACTGATGGGGCAGGAATTCAAGGGTTTTCTAATTATACGATCAACCCCATTATCATGCCTTTAAGTTATTGGAAAGATTATTATCAAGGCATTGCAAAAGCGAATCTTTTGTTTGAAAGAATTCCAAATGCCGATATGAATGATCAAACCAGAAAAAGATTTATAGCGGAAGCAAAAGTTTTAAGATCATTATATTATTTTGAATTATTGAGAATGTTCAAAAACATACCTTTGATTTTAAAGCCTATAAAATATGATGATGACTATTATAATATTCCTCAGGCGAAACCTGCAGATGTTTATGCACAGATAGAATCAGACATTCTTTCTGCAATTAATGATCTTCCTGTAGCAACTTCAACAGCATCAGAAAAAGGGCGTATTACACAAGGAACGGCACATGCTATCTTAGGAAAAATTTATCTGTATGATAAAAAAAATACCGACGCTGCTGCGCAGTTTGAAATGGTTAATGGGACACCTGGAGGAACAAGTCAATATGGATATAAGCTGGTAGCCAACTTTGCTGACTTATGGAAAGTAAATAATAAATTTACAACTGAGTCTATCTTGGAAGTTATGCATACGGATAAAAGTAATGCAGAATGGGATTTTTGGGGAACAGGGAAAGATGAAGGCAATTCTATTAATCAAATGATTGCTATTATATCATATGGGCGTGTTACAGCAACTCCTAATAATGATGCACCGGATATTTATAAAGGATGGGGCTTTAATCCTGCAACGGATGATCTGTTTAATTTTATGCAGGGAGATCCTCGTTTGGATGCCACAATATTTAATGCCAAAAAATTTGTAGATGAAAATAAAATCACTTATTCTTCCGGATTTAGAGATACAGGATATTTCTTAAATAAATTTTTGCCAAGAAATGCCGATAAAAGTGGGCTTCCGGGAGCTACAGAATTAAATTTCCATCAAAATTATATGGCTATCAGATTAGCAGATACGTATTTAATGGAAGCAGAAGCTTTAGGAGGTTCAGGCTCAAGAGCGCAGGCTCTATTGGATGCAGTTAGAACTAGAGTAGGACTTACATCTGTTCCTGTTTCTATGCAGGCAATCAAGGATGAAAGAAGAAGAGAATTAGCAGGTGAAGGCCACAGATGGTTCGATTTAGTAAGATGGGGTGATGCTCCGGCTAAATTGGGATCAAGAGGCTTTGTTGCAGGTAAAAATGAAATACTACCAATTCCTTTTAATGAATTAGTAAATACAGCTTTAATGCAAAATCCTGGCTATTAA
- a CDS encoding SusC/RagA family TonB-linked outer membrane protein, translating into MNVRISRSLGMVAVLYFTANFSAQNKTNDTIPKEQKIEEVVMIGYGTQKKSNVTGAISSIKASDIDEIPSGRAEQVLQGRAAGVSVISNSGQPGSTATVRVRGITSFGAGSNDPLWVVDGIVVDNIGWLNQSDIEGMEILKDGASAAIYGVSAAKGVVLITTKKGTKGKLGISYNGFFGVGSAANKLDLLNGNQYATIRNEANTNDGRAPIFANAGSYGNGTDWQKAIFNSAQRQSHEFSINGGSEKSTYYASFGYYDQEGIVLRDISNYKRINARLNSNHKVLDFLTVGQTFAYTHTKSAGINANGEFGGPLSSAINLDPLTPLVVTDGVNNQPFPSDYLNNPNIVRDQNGNPYGISHYVSKEMSNPLAFQQTQLGKYNWTDDIIANVYADLKINKNISFKSTVNGKLSYWGSQAFTPVNYLSSATKNDFNTLFRQIEKKFEWSTENTVTYQNKFGQHNLNVLLGQGYYEYNISSGQNTTYKNLPTNDWQEASFNFDIPQTDRATNAWDGKETHKTSYFARVVYDYANKYLFTGTIRRDGSSKFARDYHWGNFPAMSLGWNVSNEDFWPENNVVNSFKLRGGYGILGNDAIDNFQYANFLIPGSNYTFGDDVIHIGYAPSTLENPNLKWERTSQLNIAADLKIFKNFDLSVDVYRKKSTDILRRIDLPGYIGLINNPWRNIGDMNNDGVEVSLGYKKNWGDFGFSANGNFAYLKNEITRLEDDKPYVNFASFQSMGAVSRLQVGSSYGSFYGFQNLGVFQNQAEIDAYKNANGGLIQGNAKPGDFKRLDANGDGKIDENDYVNLGNSVPKYTFGLTLNMNYKNFDLMIFAQGQAGNKIFQGLRRLDIPEANYQTSILDRWTGEGTSNTIARVSQDDPNQNYTRMSDYYLQKGDYLRLKLVQVGYTLPKEVSQAIGASKVRFYVTGENLVTFTKYTGYDPEIAGGDTFGIDRAYYPQSRTFLFGANVQF; encoded by the coding sequence ATGAATGTAAGAATATCAAGAAGTTTGGGAATGGTTGCAGTCCTTTATTTTACTGCAAATTTCAGTGCCCAAAACAAGACGAATGACACCATTCCTAAAGAGCAAAAAATAGAGGAAGTGGTAATGATCGGTTACGGTACTCAGAAGAAGAGTAATGTGACGGGAGCAATATCAAGTATTAAAGCTTCGGATATTGATGAAATTCCTTCGGGAAGAGCTGAGCAGGTTCTACAAGGTAGAGCTGCCGGAGTTTCTGTAATTTCGAATTCAGGGCAACCAGGATCTACTGCTACAGTAAGAGTTCGTGGAATTACCAGTTTTGGGGCTGGAAGTAACGATCCTCTTTGGGTAGTTGACGGAATTGTTGTTGATAATATCGGCTGGCTAAACCAATCTGATATTGAAGGAATGGAGATTCTTAAAGACGGTGCATCAGCTGCTATCTACGGAGTTTCTGCTGCAAAAGGTGTTGTTTTGATTACTACCAAAAAAGGTACAAAAGGAAAACTGGGCATTTCTTACAACGGATTTTTTGGGGTTGGTAGTGCTGCCAACAAGCTTGATCTTCTGAATGGAAATCAGTACGCAACAATTCGAAATGAAGCAAATACCAACGATGGCCGCGCACCTATATTTGCAAATGCTGGATCATATGGAAATGGAACAGATTGGCAAAAAGCAATTTTTAATAGTGCACAGCGTCAGTCTCATGAATTTAGTATCAACGGTGGAAGTGAGAAATCAACGTATTATGCGTCTTTTGGTTATTATGATCAAGAGGGTATTGTATTGAGAGATATTTCAAATTACAAGAGAATCAATGCAAGATTGAACTCAAATCATAAAGTATTAGACTTTTTAACTGTAGGGCAGACTTTTGCTTATACACATACAAAATCTGCGGGGATCAATGCAAATGGTGAATTTGGAGGTCCATTAAGTTCTGCTATTAATCTTGATCCACTAACACCTCTAGTTGTTACAGATGGAGTTAATAATCAGCCTTTTCCAAGTGATTATCTAAATAATCCGAACATCGTAAGAGATCAAAATGGAAACCCATATGGAATCTCGCATTATGTGAGTAAAGAAATGTCTAACCCATTGGCTTTTCAACAAACACAATTAGGAAAATACAATTGGACAGATGATATTATTGCCAACGTTTATGCTGATTTAAAAATTAATAAAAATATTAGCTTTAAATCTACAGTGAACGGAAAGCTTTCTTATTGGGGAAGTCAAGCTTTTACTCCTGTAAATTATTTAAGTTCTGCTACTAAAAATGATTTTAATACTTTATTCAGACAAATTGAGAAAAAATTTGAATGGAGCACAGAAAATACAGTTACTTACCAAAACAAATTCGGTCAACATAACTTAAATGTATTATTGGGACAGGGATATTACGAATATAATATTTCTTCAGGTCAAAATACTACCTATAAAAATCTTCCGACAAACGATTGGCAGGAGGCTTCATTTAACTTTGATATTCCACAGACTGACAGAGCTACCAATGCTTGGGATGGAAAGGAAACACATAAAACATCATATTTTGCAAGAGTAGTATATGATTATGCTAATAAATATCTTTTCACAGGTACTATCCGTAGAGATGGTTCTTCCAAATTCGCAAGAGATTATCACTGGGGAAATTTTCCTGCAATGTCTTTAGGCTGGAATGTATCTAATGAAGATTTTTGGCCAGAAAATAACGTAGTAAATAGCTTTAAATTAAGAGGTGGATATGGAATATTAGGAAATGATGCTATCGATAATTTCCAGTATGCCAATTTCTTGATTCCTGGAAGTAATTATACATTTGGAGATGATGTTATTCACATAGGATATGCTCCAAGTACATTAGAAAATCCTAATTTGAAATGGGAAAGAACTTCTCAGTTGAATATTGCTGCCGATCTTAAAATCTTTAAAAATTTCGATTTATCAGTAGATGTTTACAGAAAAAAGAGTACGGATATTTTAAGAAGAATTGATCTTCCTGGGTACATTGGTTTAATCAATAACCCATGGAGAAACATTGGAGACATGAATAATGATGGGGTAGAAGTAAGCTTAGGATACAAAAAGAACTGGGGAGATTTTGGATTCTCAGCGAATGGTAACTTTGCTTATCTGAAAAATGAGATTACAAGATTAGAGGATGATAAACCATATGTAAATTTTGCATCATTTCAGTCAATGGGAGCCGTTTCAAGATTACAGGTTGGTTCTTCTTATGGTTCTTTCTATGGATTCCAGAATTTAGGTGTTTTCCAGAATCAAGCGGAAATCGATGCTTATAAAAATGCTAATGGTGGACTAATTCAGGGCAATGCTAAACCAGGTGATTTTAAAAGACTGGATGCGAATGGAGATGGTAAAATTGATGAGAATGACTATGTAAATCTGGGTAATTCTGTGCCAAAATATACTTTTGGATTAACATTGAATATGAATTACAAAAACTTTGATCTAATGATATTTGCTCAGGGGCAGGCCGGAAACAAAATTTTCCAAGGTCTGAGAAGATTGGATATCCCGGAAGCCAATTATCAGACTTCAATTTTAGATCGTTGGACAGGTGAAGGAACTTCTAATACTATAGCAAGGGTAAGTCAGGATGACCCAAATCAAAACTATACAAGAATGTCTGACTATTACCTACAAAAAGGAGATTATTTACGTCTAAAATTGGTACAGGTAGGATATACACTTCCAAAAGAAGTATCTCAGGCGATTGGTGCAAGCAAAGTGAGATTCTATGTTACAGGAGAGAATTTGGTTACTTTCACAAAATATACAGGATATGACCCTGAAATTGCAGGTGGTGATACTTTCGGTATTGACAGAGCTTATTATCCACAATCCAGAACCTTCCTTTTCGGAGCTAATGTTCAATTTTAA
- a CDS encoding MFS transporter — protein sequence MNTKPPNISLPLKLTFLIFSMVLNCMGIVILQLSEANITYEKLGFLESFKDLPIAFISLFAVNFISKIGTKKSLILALTIVGICSTILPFVEVFWFYKLWFAIIGTCFAIGKICVFGIIRNNVSDEKSLAKTMNNVEASFMIGIFVVNTGFGWLISSQFSEYWKFGFLSISVLSIITIFLFSKIKIAEPVQSDNQGIISELSKLINPLIIMFLGVIFCIVFIEQSFNSWLPSFYKNHLKVNSFFALQASSFLALFSYVGRTITANIIHRFSLSKYYVLCLSLIILVLIIIVGLQYFHSDNSMALLFLFPVIGLFLSPLYPVINSKMIAQIDREQANLFTSLIVIFSSLGSSVSSIIMSLLFGKQMLNFYPLYILLAVTVLFTISLIYFRVADKKI from the coding sequence ATGAATACCAAGCCTCCTAATATTTCACTTCCATTAAAACTTACATTTCTAATTTTCTCTATGGTTTTGAACTGCATGGGCATTGTAATTCTTCAACTTTCTGAGGCAAATATCACCTATGAAAAGCTGGGTTTTCTGGAATCTTTTAAAGATCTTCCGATAGCGTTTATTTCTCTTTTTGCTGTTAATTTTATCAGTAAAATCGGAACTAAAAAATCATTGATTCTAGCATTAACAATTGTTGGTATTTGCTCCACTATTTTGCCTTTTGTGGAAGTTTTTTGGTTTTATAAACTTTGGTTTGCCATCATTGGGACTTGTTTTGCGATCGGAAAAATTTGCGTTTTTGGAATTATCAGAAATAATGTTTCGGACGAAAAATCTTTAGCCAAAACGATGAACAATGTTGAGGCATCTTTTATGATCGGGATTTTTGTTGTGAATACAGGTTTTGGCTGGTTGATTTCGAGTCAGTTTTCTGAATATTGGAAATTTGGGTTTTTATCAATTTCAGTTCTTTCAATAATAACTATATTTTTATTTTCAAAAATAAAAATTGCAGAACCTGTACAATCTGATAATCAAGGTATTATCTCTGAATTATCAAAATTAATCAACCCATTAATTATCATGTTTTTAGGAGTAATATTTTGCATTGTTTTTATTGAGCAAAGTTTTAATTCCTGGCTACCCTCTTTTTATAAAAATCATTTGAAGGTCAATTCTTTTTTTGCATTACAAGCATCTTCTTTTCTGGCTCTTTTTTCTTATGTGGGAAGAACAATTACGGCTAATATTATTCATAGGTTCTCATTATCAAAATATTATGTATTGTGTTTGTCATTAATTATTTTGGTCTTAATTATTATTGTAGGACTGCAATATTTTCATTCAGATAATTCTATGGCGCTTTTATTTTTATTTCCGGTCATTGGTCTTTTCCTGTCGCCGCTTTATCCTGTTATTAATTCTAAAATGATCGCTCAGATCGATAGAGAACAGGCTAATCTCTTCACTTCGCTTATCGTTATATTTTCATCATTGGGAAGTTCGGTGAGCTCAATTATCATGTCTTTACTATTTGGAAAACAAATGTTAAATTTTTATCCTTTATATATTTTACTCGCTGTAACTGTGCTTTTTACGATAAGTTTAATTTATTTTAGGGTTGCTGATAAAAAAATATAG